One Rubripirellula amarantea DNA segment encodes these proteins:
- a CDS encoding DUF4347 domain-containing protein: MAAPEMAEGADVAMIAPADIESSEDSEAESTSELTASSSVGLATEIVIVDSSIPDLDQLLDDLSQSDRDFEVFVLDDSRDGVDQITEILESRTDVESVHVVSHSQNGAVKLGSVWLSEANLDGYAGQLTMWQSALTSESDLLFYGCDLASGPEGQALIESLAALTGADVAASNDDTGHADLGGDWVLEFQVGTIESTTAFSAELQDGWNAILATPAFSDRDEFLVNSGTTGTQTISGSNQAIAADGSGNYIVVWTDSVFDGDGYSVVAQRFDANGNRIGDEFQVNTNTTSDQYDASVAMNASGQFVIAFSDSDGGDVNISMRRFNADGTAIDATDVRVNVDHLAGDQQKSTVAINDVGQVVVAWESVGALEGIQFNAFDLTTTTSLGELSTGSYQITSETDAAQPNVSINSTGRFVVVWEDNGALWSRRYDHGNSSALSAKHSMIPISDGEDISVFVRSDNSYFVVYRSNVSFFEGIWARNANADGSLGSVALLVGGGSAIDPTFSVGASGDYVVTYQTSDGNGTGVRAGKFLADHSDSGSTFQVNQTSSGGQGSASVVALNGNDFAIVWTGNGNQTNNIDSEGVFARQYGTTAAHTITVTTTSTVNDGDVSSIDALLNDRGSDGEISLEEAIRAANNTTNGSTPDRINFNIAGGGPHVINLDDNLPNISDAVIIDGTSEPDFNGTPMIVLNGSLAGGGSNGFVLANGSNGSTIQGFVLQAFGKSGIRIDSSGNTIVGNYIGTDVTGHNAVGNNEDGIWLKDGATNNTIGGVDDASRNVISGNVRSGILIEGSGSTGNFVLGNYIGVDVEGDDILSNSLTGVRINGGANSNTIGAVGAGNVISGNQVGIVIYDSGTDDNVVVANWIGTDKTETSTSIGNFSQGIQIGNGADNNTIGGSAAGEGNVIADSGSVGIEILGSGTSGNVIVGNYIGTDSTNTASLGNAGEGILIRNGASNNTIGGRLAGEGNTITNSGGSGILVQTNTSVGNTLVGNLIGGNGGLEIALQDSSVSTNDANDSDSGPNDLLNYPVLAYAAVMGSDLNVQGTLHTNPSSTFTIDFYASSVADGSGHGDTQIYLGSTTVTTDSSGNGSFDITLTGVGVTVGQFLSATSTNAAGSTSELSLNFTSHSSNTAPVASAGSTYVINEGDSLTLDASATTDVDGDTLTYVWDLDNDGNYGEANEPSGVGPTVAWADLVSLGIASEGSHTISVRVSDGEGGIDTATATFTINNVSPTITSASTITVDENQTTVMTVTATDPADTLSYSITGGDDGSLFQIVSGTGVLTFVAAPDYDIAGDDDGDNVYLVQVSVSDGTTTSTIDISVTVANVNEAPHTITLN, translated from the coding sequence ATGGCAGCGCCCGAGATGGCTGAGGGGGCAGATGTCGCAATGATTGCGCCCGCAGACATCGAGTCGTCCGAAGATAGTGAGGCGGAATCGACGTCGGAGTTGACCGCTAGCTCAAGCGTGGGGCTCGCCACCGAGATTGTGATTGTTGACTCGTCGATTCCTGATTTAGATCAGCTACTCGATGATTTGAGTCAGTCGGACCGAGATTTCGAAGTGTTCGTACTCGACGACTCACGTGACGGTGTGGATCAGATCACTGAAATACTAGAATCCCGGACGGATGTGGAATCCGTTCATGTTGTCTCGCACTCGCAAAACGGCGCGGTAAAGCTCGGCAGTGTTTGGCTTAGCGAAGCCAACCTCGATGGCTATGCTGGGCAATTGACGATGTGGCAAAGTGCACTGACCAGCGAGTCGGATTTATTGTTCTACGGATGCGACTTGGCGTCGGGGCCCGAAGGCCAGGCGCTGATCGAATCGCTCGCTGCCCTTACGGGTGCTGACGTAGCAGCATCGAACGACGATACCGGACACGCTGATCTTGGCGGGGATTGGGTTCTCGAATTTCAAGTGGGGACGATTGAATCGACCACTGCGTTTTCCGCGGAACTTCAAGACGGGTGGAACGCGATCCTGGCCACGCCCGCGTTCTCTGATCGCGATGAGTTCCTCGTTAACAGCGGTACCACCGGGACTCAAACGATTTCGGGAAGTAACCAAGCAATCGCGGCCGATGGGTCGGGCAACTATATCGTTGTCTGGACCGACAGTGTTTTCGATGGTGACGGTTACAGTGTCGTAGCACAACGATTTGACGCCAATGGGAATCGCATTGGAGATGAATTTCAGGTCAACACGAATACAACGTCAGACCAGTATGACGCTTCGGTGGCAATGAATGCTTCGGGGCAGTTCGTCATCGCGTTTTCGGATTCCGATGGCGGCGACGTTAATATTTCCATGCGTCGTTTCAACGCCGATGGGACAGCGATCGACGCTACCGATGTGCGAGTCAATGTCGACCATCTCGCTGGGGACCAACAAAAATCAACGGTTGCTATTAATGACGTAGGACAGGTGGTTGTTGCTTGGGAAAGCGTCGGGGCGTTGGAGGGAATTCAATTCAACGCGTTTGATCTGACAACGACAACATCGCTGGGAGAATTGTCAACGGGCAGCTACCAGATCACATCCGAAACGGATGCTGCGCAGCCGAACGTCAGCATCAATTCGACTGGTAGATTTGTAGTGGTATGGGAAGACAACGGTGCTTTGTGGTCTCGCCGTTACGATCACGGAAATTCATCGGCGTTGTCGGCCAAGCACAGCATGATTCCTATTAGTGACGGGGAAGACATCTCGGTATTTGTGCGAAGCGACAACAGCTACTTTGTTGTGTATCGCTCCAATGTCTCGTTCTTTGAAGGTATCTGGGCTAGAAATGCGAATGCTGATGGATCGTTAGGTTCTGTTGCGCTATTGGTTGGAGGTGGCAGTGCGATCGATCCCACTTTCTCGGTGGGGGCGTCCGGTGACTACGTCGTGACGTATCAGACTTCAGACGGAAACGGAACAGGCGTCCGCGCTGGCAAGTTCCTAGCCGACCACAGCGACAGCGGTTCGACTTTCCAGGTCAATCAGACCTCTTCGGGCGGTCAAGGTTCCGCGTCGGTCGTAGCACTCAACGGCAATGACTTTGCAATCGTGTGGACGGGCAATGGAAACCAAACTAATAACATCGATTCGGAAGGAGTCTTTGCACGTCAATACGGTACGACTGCGGCACACACGATCACCGTCACTACTACAAGTACGGTCAATGATGGAGACGTGTCATCCATAGACGCACTGCTGAACGATCGGGGATCCGATGGTGAAATTTCACTCGAGGAAGCAATCAGGGCAGCGAACAATACGACCAACGGATCCACACCCGATCGTATCAATTTCAATATCGCGGGTGGCGGACCTCATGTAATCAATCTTGATGACAATCTGCCCAACATTAGTGACGCGGTGATCATTGATGGGACCTCGGAGCCCGATTTCAATGGCACGCCCATGATCGTTCTTAACGGATCATTGGCCGGTGGTGGTAGCAATGGGTTTGTGCTCGCCAATGGTAGCAACGGGAGTACGATTCAGGGATTCGTGCTGCAAGCATTCGGAAAGAGCGGCATCCGCATCGACTCATCTGGCAACACGATTGTTGGGAACTACATCGGGACGGACGTAACGGGACATAACGCCGTTGGAAACAACGAAGACGGCATTTGGCTGAAGGATGGAGCGACCAACAACACTATCGGTGGCGTAGATGACGCCTCGAGAAACGTTATCTCCGGAAACGTTCGCAGCGGAATCCTGATTGAAGGTTCCGGGTCGACTGGCAACTTTGTGCTAGGCAACTACATCGGGGTCGACGTAGAAGGTGATGACATACTCAGTAATTCGCTCACTGGCGTACGCATCAACGGTGGAGCCAATTCAAACACGATCGGTGCCGTTGGCGCTGGTAACGTGATTTCGGGCAACCAAGTCGGTATTGTGATTTATGACTCTGGTACGGACGACAATGTCGTTGTTGCTAACTGGATTGGAACGGACAAGACCGAAACATCAACTTCCATTGGCAACTTTAGCCAAGGAATTCAGATTGGAAACGGCGCCGATAACAACACGATTGGTGGTTCCGCTGCAGGAGAAGGAAACGTTATCGCGGACAGCGGATCGGTTGGGATAGAAATCCTCGGATCGGGAACGTCCGGAAACGTCATCGTCGGAAACTATATCGGCACTGACTCTACAAATACAGCAAGCCTGGGCAATGCTGGCGAAGGCATCCTGATTAGGAATGGTGCCAGCAACAACACGATCGGCGGTCGACTAGCTGGCGAAGGGAATACGATCACCAATAGCGGTGGTTCCGGTATCTTGGTCCAGACCAATACATCGGTGGGAAACACTTTGGTTGGAAACTTAATCGGTGGCAATGGTGGCTTAGAAATCGCATTGCAAGATTCAAGTGTGAGCACTAATGATGCGAACGATAGCGATTCAGGTCCCAATGACTTGCTCAATTATCCCGTGCTGGCCTATGCCGCAGTGATGGGGTCTGACCTGAACGTGCAAGGAACACTCCACACCAATCCCTCGTCCACCTTCACGATTGATTTCTACGCTAGCAGTGTGGCAGACGGCAGTGGTCATGGTGATACTCAAATCTATCTTGGCTCGACCACTGTCACGACTGATTCATCCGGTAACGGATCGTTCGACATTACGCTCACTGGTGTCGGTGTCACAGTTGGGCAGTTCTTATCCGCAACTTCAACCAATGCTGCGGGAAGTACTTCAGAGTTATCACTGAATTTTACGTCGCATTCGTCCAATACAGCCCCAGTCGCATCTGCGGGATCAACCTACGTCATCAACGAAGGAGATTCACTGACGCTCGATGCAAGCGCGACAACGGACGTCGATGGTGATACCCTGACCTATGTCTGGGATCTCGATAATGATGGCAACTATGGCGAAGCCAATGAGCCGTCCGGTGTCGGTCCTACGGTGGCCTGGGCTGATCTGGTGAGCTTGGGAATCGCAAGCGAAGGGTCTCATACTATTTCGGTGCGCGTAAGCGACGGCGAAGGTGGAATCGACACCGCGACTGCAACATTCACGATCAACAATGTCTCGCCGACGATCACTTCAGCTTCAACAATAACTGTCGATGAAAATCAGACGACCGTCATGACGGTCACTGCAACGGATCCTGCAGATACTCTCAGCTATTCCATAACAGGGGGCGACGACGGAAGTTTATTCCAAATCGTCAGCGGCACGGGAGTCCTAACCTTTGTCGCTGCCCCGGACTATGACATTGCTGGAGATGATGACGGCGACAACGTCTACCTCGTTCAAGTCAGCGTGTCAGACGGTACAACCACCTCCACCATCGATATTTCGGTGACAGTGGCAAATGTCAATGAAGCTCCCCACACCATCACGCTCAAC
- a CDS encoding TolC family protein codes for MKLLLSLDQLRKFAITLVASVAVAQTPVMLFAQQPVVRETSPVILAQDGHAPFHTRGAVVQPAAEMSLHSPGMIEDATMNAWPQSEPKPLRSAVSQPDRSHLDVPQSTTHFHTPPFHVPAPVSHGPHHAQLDPYRIRAEEIQPATNSFAQQTQLISNMPFGSWWESEITGPLGFASEALPVDVAGLTQTALVQSPLIQGVLAEPNIRQQDLVIEHAAFDSLAFIEGKFADTNDPVGSALTTGDNSARFRDETFTSGAGLRKKALSGGALELVQRGGFQDNNSTFLIPNPQGTTRLEVNFTQPLMRDRGRAVNQTRIVLAQLDVKLATNEARGELETHLIDVTRAYWGLYQARAEWLQRKRLYDRATELRSVLRARSGVDSQQRQILRAEAAVASRQSELVRIETRIRNLQARLRTLTGDPNLTHGSNWELIPQDIPMIEAISLSPRDATITALDNRTDVTEAIRKIQAISVRVGAAKNQVLPRLDLILHSHLAGLDSQRDTFGAFTRQFSDGRPSYAAGLLYEMPIGNRAAQARLNRNRWEMCRALNEFQQTTEEAFTDVEIAVRETQTAYAEMVAKNLATDAAAREVAYLEQRWQLLPDPNESAVLLIEDLIDAQQRLADEERALVAAQVGYAISWVQVRKSMGVLLRLDDPNSVPILDISPPSWSVSP; via the coding sequence GTGAAACTGCTTCTCTCCCTCGATCAACTTCGCAAATTCGCCATCACCTTGGTGGCGTCGGTTGCGGTTGCGCAAACTCCGGTGATGCTGTTCGCTCAGCAACCCGTGGTGAGAGAAACATCGCCCGTGATTCTGGCTCAAGACGGCCATGCCCCTTTTCATACTCGGGGAGCCGTCGTCCAGCCTGCTGCGGAAATGTCGCTGCACAGTCCCGGCATGATCGAAGATGCAACCATGAACGCTTGGCCGCAAAGTGAACCCAAGCCATTACGGTCTGCGGTGTCGCAGCCCGATCGTTCACACCTCGACGTTCCGCAATCCACCACGCACTTTCATACCCCGCCGTTTCACGTACCCGCACCGGTTTCCCATGGGCCGCATCACGCACAGCTTGATCCGTACCGCATTCGTGCAGAAGAGATTCAGCCAGCCACAAACTCGTTCGCTCAGCAAACGCAACTGATTTCAAACATGCCGTTTGGATCGTGGTGGGAATCCGAAATTACGGGACCGCTTGGTTTCGCCTCGGAAGCTCTTCCCGTCGATGTGGCAGGCCTAACGCAAACTGCCCTTGTTCAATCACCCCTTATCCAAGGCGTGCTGGCCGAACCCAATATTCGACAGCAGGACTTGGTGATCGAGCACGCCGCCTTTGACTCGTTGGCATTCATTGAAGGAAAGTTTGCGGACACCAATGATCCCGTCGGCAGTGCATTGACGACCGGTGACAACTCAGCGAGATTTCGTGATGAAACCTTCACCTCCGGCGCTGGACTTCGCAAGAAAGCTCTTTCTGGTGGCGCATTAGAATTAGTTCAACGAGGTGGATTTCAAGACAACAACTCGACTTTCCTAATTCCCAACCCTCAGGGGACCACGCGGCTGGAAGTTAACTTTACCCAGCCCTTGATGCGTGACCGAGGACGAGCCGTCAACCAAACTCGAATCGTACTAGCGCAACTCGATGTCAAACTTGCGACCAACGAAGCACGCGGCGAACTTGAAACGCACCTGATTGACGTGACTCGAGCCTATTGGGGTCTTTACCAGGCACGTGCCGAATGGTTGCAACGAAAGCGACTTTACGATCGCGCCACTGAACTGCGAAGCGTACTGCGAGCTCGTAGTGGCGTTGACTCGCAACAGCGTCAAATCCTTCGCGCTGAAGCCGCCGTGGCAAGTCGCCAGTCTGAGCTTGTCCGCATCGAAACGCGAATCCGCAACCTGCAGGCGAGATTGAGAACACTAACGGGAGATCCCAACCTTACCCACGGATCCAATTGGGAACTGATCCCACAAGACATCCCGATGATCGAAGCGATTTCGCTGTCACCTCGCGATGCGACCATCACCGCCCTGGACAATCGCACCGATGTCACCGAGGCCATTCGCAAAATTCAAGCCATTTCCGTGCGAGTTGGCGCTGCGAAGAATCAAGTCCTACCACGCCTTGACCTGATCCTGCATTCGCACCTCGCCGGTCTTGATAGTCAACGAGATACCTTCGGTGCGTTCACCAGGCAATTCTCGGACGGACGCCCCAGCTACGCTGCGGGATTGCTCTACGAGATGCCAATTGGCAATCGTGCTGCGCAAGCGCGTCTTAATCGCAATCGATGGGAAATGTGCCGAGCACTCAATGAGTTTCAGCAAACCACCGAGGAGGCGTTCACAGACGTAGAAATTGCAGTCCGCGAGACTCAAACCGCTTACGCCGAGATGGTCGCTAAGAACTTGGCGACCGATGCCGCCGCTCGCGAAGTTGCCTACCTGGAACAGCGATGGCAGCTATTGCCCGACCCCAATGAATCCGCAGTGCTGCTGATCGAGGACCTTATCGACGCCCAACAGCGACTCGCTGATGAAGAACGAGCACTGGTGGCTGCACAGGTCGGGTATGCGATTTCATGGGTTCAAGTTCGCAAGTCGATGGGTGTCTTGCTACGCCTCGATGATCCGAATTCCGTACCCATTCTTGATATCAGCCCGCCATCGTGGAGCGTGTCCCCATGA
- a CDS encoding preprotein translocase subunit SecA, giving the protein MIALFSDAIALFSDGKDRQSTARRKSRQVQDCGSIENIIWQGRAAAKALHDASEDRLRLQTRQLRRHLQTAHNPQDESTLMIAAGAVIETVRQVLGISLFDEQLRAGIIIAHGAVAEMQTGEGKTLSGILPAYVQALCGHGVHVATPNDYLATRDYETLTPIFERLGMRTGLVSEHSTIQEKQSAYRCDITYGSAHTFGFDYLRDQIAVGEENRSRLGNEVLERLNGNQVNSRRLQRGLSAAIIDEIDHVLIDDAVSPLLLSSSQDVVSPDADVHKHAQRIAVTLVLHDDFKLLPDRRVELTATGFERVYREDLATLRPYLTHPALVRPWHEYVKLAIKSAHCYRRDVDYVVSADRVRIVDASTGRIFEDRTWSDGLQQAIEAREGLQIRSETKPIARITRQKFFRQYAFLAGMTGTAQGCEDEFASVYGLSVEAVPLRKQSRRDLLATCVCRSTQEKVHLIADEVESMVTSGRSVLIGTLSISESLEIAEALAIRGMNFQLLNGVQDEEEAALVASAGKPGAVTVATNLAGRGTDIRLHPLVAKAGGLHVIVSQMHSLARVDRQLIGRSARCGDPGSARIYVSAEDAIAASAAPWIARAILRTDPSQTSSLEVDKHLQRVQRYQQRSEFNRRRDLLKNDDNQEQMLSRYKSKPDSCWQL; this is encoded by the coding sequence ATGATCGCTCTATTTTCCGACGCCATCGCTCTGTTTTCGGATGGTAAAGACCGACAATCCACAGCGAGGCGGAAGTCGCGCCAAGTCCAGGACTGTGGTTCTATTGAGAACATCATCTGGCAAGGCCGCGCCGCCGCAAAAGCACTGCACGATGCATCGGAGGATCGGCTGAGGCTGCAAACGCGTCAGTTACGCCGTCACTTACAAACGGCTCACAATCCGCAGGACGAATCTACCTTGATGATCGCTGCGGGCGCGGTCATTGAAACAGTTCGTCAAGTCCTCGGCATTAGTCTTTTTGACGAGCAACTACGCGCGGGCATCATCATCGCACACGGTGCCGTGGCGGAAATGCAAACCGGTGAAGGCAAAACTCTCTCTGGTATCTTGCCAGCGTATGTGCAAGCACTATGTGGCCATGGCGTGCATGTTGCCACTCCTAACGACTACCTTGCAACTCGCGACTACGAAACGCTAACGCCGATTTTTGAGCGTCTCGGTATGCGCACCGGACTTGTATCGGAACATAGCACGATCCAAGAAAAGCAATCTGCTTATCGCTGCGACATCACCTACGGATCGGCGCATACTTTTGGTTTCGACTATCTACGTGACCAGATCGCAGTGGGCGAAGAAAACCGCTCTAGACTCGGCAACGAAGTGCTGGAACGGCTCAACGGCAATCAAGTCAACTCAAGGCGACTTCAGCGTGGTTTGTCGGCAGCCATCATTGACGAAATTGATCACGTGCTTATCGACGACGCCGTTTCGCCGCTACTTCTTAGTTCGTCGCAGGATGTCGTTTCACCCGACGCTGATGTTCATAAGCACGCGCAACGAATCGCTGTCACATTAGTCCTTCATGACGACTTCAAATTGCTTCCAGATCGTAGAGTCGAACTGACGGCGACGGGATTCGAGCGTGTCTACCGCGAAGATTTAGCGACGTTACGTCCCTACCTTACACACCCTGCGTTGGTTCGTCCGTGGCACGAGTACGTCAAGCTCGCGATCAAGTCGGCTCACTGCTACCGACGCGATGTCGACTACGTTGTCTCGGCTGACCGAGTTCGCATTGTGGATGCTTCCACGGGACGTATCTTTGAAGATCGAACTTGGTCGGACGGTCTGCAACAAGCCATCGAAGCTCGCGAAGGGCTTCAGATTCGATCGGAAACCAAACCGATTGCTCGGATCACCCGTCAGAAATTCTTTCGTCAGTACGCGTTTCTCGCCGGCATGACTGGGACCGCCCAAGGGTGTGAGGACGAGTTTGCGAGCGTCTATGGATTATCTGTTGAAGCGGTCCCTCTCAGAAAACAATCTCGTCGAGATCTGCTCGCCACTTGTGTTTGCCGATCCACACAAGAAAAAGTTCACTTGATAGCTGACGAAGTCGAATCGATGGTGACCAGCGGTCGCTCAGTTCTGATTGGCACGCTCAGTATCAGCGAGAGTCTCGAAATCGCTGAGGCGCTTGCCATTCGCGGAATGAACTTTCAACTGCTTAATGGAGTTCAAGACGAAGAGGAAGCAGCGCTAGTCGCATCAGCAGGAAAACCAGGAGCGGTCACAGTCGCCACTAATCTTGCCGGCCGAGGAACGGACATTCGCTTGCATCCCCTCGTGGCCAAAGCTGGGGGATTGCACGTGATTGTTTCCCAGATGCATTCGCTAGCACGAGTTGATCGTCAATTGATCGGACGGTCGGCCCGCTGTGGCGACCCGGGTTCCGCACGCATTTACGTCTCTGCCGAAGACGCTATCGCCGCGTCAGCCGCTCCCTGGATTGCTCGCGCAATCCTTCGTACCGATCCAAGTCAAACATCGTCGCTCGAGGTGGACAAACATCTTCAACGCGTACAACGGTACCAACAACGCTCGGAGTTCAACCGTCGTCGCGATCTACTAAAAAATGACGATAACCAGGAACAAATGCTGTCTCGCTACAAGTCCAAACCAGACAGTTGCTGGCAGCTCTAG
- a CDS encoding efflux RND transporter periplasmic adaptor subunit translates to MRMTILTLAMVLSLGLTTVTAFGEQVETFTEPYRRIAVPASEIGVIEKLDVQEGDSVVKDQFLGKLDDSVLRSSLMVADAAMKARGPQKSAEAEVEMRRQILEGYQSLSDHGNATKRELARSEIELRQAAARLQSTREEAELRHLEYERVKQQIEQRRILAPVAGIVIAIEKEAGEYVSPTDPVIMHIVQIDKLKAVFSVPRREAIGLKAGQKVRLSIGYEGQTCNGVIEFVSPIASPESNSNRVKVRIDNPKQEYQSGVSCRWNLDQSPAPETRETVKTTQVRSSSSTSSKR, encoded by the coding sequence ATGCGAATGACTATTCTTACGCTCGCGATGGTGCTATCACTCGGTCTCACAACGGTGACAGCGTTCGGCGAGCAGGTCGAAACATTCACCGAGCCGTATCGACGTATCGCCGTTCCCGCATCGGAAATCGGTGTCATCGAAAAACTGGATGTCCAAGAGGGCGATTCCGTTGTCAAAGATCAGTTTCTGGGCAAGCTTGATGATTCCGTTCTTCGTTCATCATTGATGGTGGCCGACGCAGCGATGAAGGCGCGAGGTCCTCAGAAGAGTGCTGAAGCGGAAGTCGAAATGCGTCGCCAGATTCTGGAAGGCTACCAATCACTCAGTGACCACGGAAACGCAACAAAGCGAGAACTGGCAAGATCAGAGATCGAGCTTCGACAAGCGGCCGCAAGGTTGCAAAGCACTCGTGAAGAAGCGGAACTTCGCCACCTTGAATACGAGCGAGTCAAACAACAAATCGAGCAGCGACGGATCTTGGCGCCAGTAGCGGGCATCGTGATCGCGATCGAAAAAGAAGCGGGGGAATACGTTTCACCTACCGACCCCGTGATCATGCACATTGTGCAGATAGATAAGCTGAAAGCTGTCTTTTCGGTACCGCGACGCGAGGCGATCGGCTTAAAGGCAGGTCAGAAAGTCCGACTTTCGATCGGATACGAAGGACAAACCTGCAATGGCGTCATCGAGTTTGTTTCTCCGATTGCAAGCCCGGAAAGCAACTCCAATCGAGTCAAAGTGCGCATCGACAATCCCAAACAAGAATATCAAAGTGGAGTGTCTTGTCGTTGGAATCTTGACCAAAGTCCTGCACCAGAAACTCGTGAGACAGTCAAAACCACTCAGGTGCGCTCTTCGTCTTCTACATCTAGCAAACGCTAG
- a CDS encoding efflux RND transporter periplasmic adaptor subunit → MLDRSSLLDHGTLPLSTETPVVLSSEPSLESTHAVPEHHTKTLAAVVALLSTLDHCDTAAEASQNAVDHIQDYLSANRVMLLWRSRSGGTIAKLGDTERTSAKEIEPFIIAAGEEIAARDMQTRFPPTNSMDRHALLAVAQLVRNLPAKHLNAIRLSDHLDRDRGTLIVLESSETQCETFLNVVSRPLASAIHRIVRLQPSVVEQGVRNIHAFTKQRSRIGMLAVAVLFSALMLIPATYRVAATVELQPVERRFIAVPVDGPLLRVHVRPGDLVEPRGLLAEIDPREIDFELAGSQAQLSRAEQERKAMIAEHDFAGSQIAVLEQERLRNQTQLLEHQRGNLEIRSPINGIIISGDHTRSEGMPMTRGETLFEIAPLGEMMAEIAIPESEIAEVQSGMECTFHLHAYPNRTLRGTIERINPRAELRDHENVFIAEVRVKDPDGLYRPGMRGQAKIESNSHPLGWNLFHRAYYSLARVIGW, encoded by the coding sequence ATGCTTGATCGTTCGTCCCTACTCGACCATGGCACACTGCCATTATCAACGGAAACGCCAGTGGTGCTTTCCAGTGAGCCTTCGTTGGAGAGTACGCATGCGGTCCCAGAGCATCATACAAAGACTCTCGCCGCAGTTGTCGCTTTGTTGTCGACCCTAGATCACTGTGACACCGCAGCGGAAGCATCCCAAAACGCCGTCGATCACATCCAAGACTATTTGTCCGCCAACCGAGTGATGTTGCTGTGGCGAAGTCGCAGCGGTGGTACCATCGCGAAGCTTGGCGATACTGAAAGAACGAGTGCCAAGGAGATCGAACCGTTTATCATCGCTGCGGGAGAAGAGATTGCTGCTCGCGATATGCAAACTCGGTTCCCACCTACCAATTCGATGGACCGACACGCCCTATTGGCGGTTGCACAGTTGGTACGAAATCTGCCCGCTAAGCATCTGAACGCGATTCGATTGTCGGATCATCTCGATCGCGATCGAGGCACATTGATCGTGCTGGAATCCAGCGAGACTCAATGCGAGACCTTCCTTAATGTGGTTTCGCGACCGCTTGCGAGTGCAATTCATCGCATTGTTCGTTTGCAGCCTTCCGTCGTCGAACAAGGGGTCCGAAACATCCATGCGTTTACCAAGCAACGAAGTCGGATAGGCATGCTTGCCGTTGCGGTTCTGTTCAGTGCGTTAATGTTGATCCCGGCGACGTATCGCGTCGCGGCGACCGTTGAACTGCAACCGGTGGAACGGCGATTCATTGCCGTCCCTGTGGATGGACCCTTGCTACGAGTGCATGTCCGTCCCGGTGATCTTGTGGAACCAAGAGGATTGCTGGCGGAAATCGATCCTCGCGAAATTGATTTTGAACTCGCTGGTAGCCAAGCCCAACTAAGTCGAGCTGAACAAGAACGCAAAGCAATGATTGCCGAGCACGACTTCGCAGGGAGTCAAATCGCGGTTCTTGAGCAGGAACGCCTGCGAAATCAGACCCAACTGCTGGAACATCAACGAGGCAATCTGGAAATCCGCAGCCCGATCAATGGCATCATCATCAGCGGCGACCACACACGAAGCGAAGGCATGCCAATGACACGTGGTGAGACTCTATTCGAGATCGCACCACTTGGCGAAATGATGGCCGAGATCGCGATACCAGAATCAGAGATCGCTGAAGTCCAGTCTGGTATGGAGTGCACGTTTCATCTGCACGCCTATCCCAATCGCACACTTCGTGGAACGATCGAACGAATCAACCCACGAGCTGAACTGCGAGATCACGAAAACGTCTTCATCGCCGAAGTACGCGTCAAGGATCCCGATGGTTTGTATCGTCCCGGTATGCGAGGACAAGCGAAGATCGAAAGCAACTCTCACCCACTCGGATGGAACCTCTTCCACCGCGCATACTATTCACTTGCTCGCGTGATTGGTTGGTAG